atatgagtaatatctaaacgagtatagacttaaacttacataaggcttctaattcatgaagcgtaaataaataatctcatttatcctattatcctctataggagagcaatattgattgttacatatgtaaggacccatttaatgttaaacttatggaacgaaactaatatcccattgggtctatctcagtatgttatgatatcaatcacgtaagagatatctctgagttttattatatcaaagtttgtgttaacaatgctttgacttatgtaacatatgcttgtcaaagaatgtcatctatatagacaagtttattttagttgctcccactcatcttgaggtaggtacattaatccacttgattcttgatgaaaataattacgttagcttttcatcacattatgatgtttgcattaacccatacatggatattattggcttacaaataaagtgttctttaaccttcagtttgaaactttaggttgttatctaatgaacatgtaaatgtgtcagccatttattagggaaaatcgttttaatgttcatctaatgtagcttaaaactattataagctactagaacagtgatgatcctcaaagaaatgtTTTGTTAGATATGCAAAAAAGAGTCTTTAATAACttatctcttcctgagtacaacctttgacaatcaatcatgcttttgagtgtcttaacgcttatattaggatttggtttagtcatgaacactcttaggtaacttaatcaaatcccaaacgttataagaacacacaaagtcagttttactagaaaactgttttattccattcaaatgattgatttacactaatggcttaatttgaagagataggatcagtaagcatttccaaaatccatttcaacttcaattagggaggttatgtaatcatcaaagttagtaggcttttaaacctagatgacctcctgagttgattattgggttcattagaagtttcaattttatggattagctcttggttaggttgctatcattttcattctaagtttgtaagagttggtgcagtatagtgtacaagaggtgtaatcggagttaaattcggagtgaatttaatgacactcttccccccgcctcttgtattccttgcaagtcataataaggactttgactgctcctactaaccttagaaatctttaggaactcagcatgcttagggtcaatacttaacgaccaacaaattctaataaagaaaacaaattaatgacattagtcgttgtagtttctcttgttgaggattacgttagtttaggtaagaaatctaagtgcgcccacaattaagcaacaatgaaacttttgtaagagtagcattagatttaaggagataaggtttgattgaacagtgtcgtgatggagcgatgtcttgtacaagaggtggaaatttaaaattttcaatccccatctcttgcaactattgcaagtcattattaagacacttaatgctcccactgatctttaatatctctagaatgctacaagagaagtttcaatgagctacgtgacgtgggaacctatcacatatacgttagactttatttgatttctttaatgtccagatatcataagaaactttaaggacatatttaatagaaatctgattaactacatatatgaatagagttcttctaagaccgtaggccatatgcgacaaaatttagatacaagttgatagtctttcaaatgataaatgaattatgtctgaatattccatttggaataagttccacgaatgtcaatgaatgacttatgatggacccatacttattccttaagccaagtaatatttagggctgtaacgtcatgatttagaatcactgaaaatgagattagatgaaaaaatcatcctcattaaccatgttatgatttctcatgaattttggttctaatggatgaaatttataagtctcattttccttttgtcaaattctcattagcatgatgacaaaagttgtgaaaaataaggtatcatctagtttcatcttagtaatgtttctatccagatatttagaacaaataagaggagagtttaagataagtgtgactttatgttgactatgcaaacctcacaaccttcataacattgcttaattatgatactatattctgattaatcttcagaatatataaggtatcgaaaagcgttgttggaagagtcttcattatggttcttatagtcttgacatttaattttgtcactaactctcatgttagttatttgtcgagttctggtaaggaaacgtatggaactagagtcaactaatcatgtgttaattggaatattaaaattatcagacttaaatatcattagtaagttactatctaattaatttatccaactgttctttagaataatggatagtctcgttgcttatgcctagtctaatgacataattatgcagtgagattttcccttgaagaaccttaacgttgggattagcacttgtaatttgtctatggactttagaacaatcctctcttaaggttttagtggttgtaaggtgaataacatcttattttccagtttcaaacatttatttctatgtacatatgttgcttatcaacacactcgttatactttggtacttttgagtgttatagctgatttataatgcatcaaattgtacaaatgaaaacttagtatgtaatgtactggaaaatgtacttatttccatgcgtaagcccttaactttatgggtcatggtattgtacattataatatattcacatataccacttaaccatataatttataattagtcaaatgaagacatgcaccttaggagttcttgtaattattccacaattatagattagtcttaggaaaaaattaatctggaataactttagtgatagcaattatattagagagttcttgattatcataagagacatcatgttcgatttatcctaatcatcatgctctacttttcttctgtagtgccttatcagaagagagcaataaggATCagcgtgtcttaagagataatcaaggatttaatttaagagctaattcttatagaaactttaaataaagcaaaacattttaggcttaggaattagagtggatgagatatagatttatagaagaaaattatagtgagtaaaaaattatgggtactaagaataaggcagacaaaatgatcacaaaaattaattgaggatcattaatataaggatcattatgtgaagaggttgtgatatgtctattactaacatcaaaataatagactacttaaagttctacttaaacgaagacaaaacagctttggccagaagtgtaatcatttaagcatatgtgcaaagtggttgtaacaaatcagctttggccagaaattgagacaaacactttagttatgcacttgttgagtatgccatctatgaatgaattaaatcagctttggccagaaattaagacattcatgcttatgatgcacacacaacatagctttcgtaatacttggatgataagtagatgcatcaagtcagctttggccagaaatgatgcatcaaaagctcattcaagtaaagccattttggtttttgtaaaacattatttgatcctcattaattaactaaatttttttctttagttcacatttaaacagcttaaaataatgagattgcgagtcgcaaccacgatttCGACTAATgccgttatggttgcgagtcgcaactacggtttcgactagtcacgttatggttgcgagtcgcaactacggtttcgactaatcacgttatggttgcgagtcgcaacctcatggttgcgagtgatgacattctggttgcgagtagcaacctcatgattgcgactaatgacgttatggttgcgagtagcaacctcatggttgcgagtcatgacgttatggttgcgagtagcaacctcatggtctcgactaatgacgttatggttgcgagtagcaacctcatggttgcgagtagcaacctcatggttgcgagtagcaatctcgtggtctcgagtagcaacctcgctaacagctgttaatttgatatcataaccgaaaattcgaaatctaagggattatgggatattatttcctgttttaaagtgatctaattttatcaacatatttcgaaaaataataactgtttatctaataacagtttcgaataaaattaaaagataaaattagatcaaacatggaaaaaacacccattaatcctaaatcattccaaaacataacagaatacttcgaattttctcatgaacatgatgaaccctaaaacataaaacataaattctggaacccgaaacctgaattttattAGTTTTTCTAAATAGATTTCGGTTAAAAACATAATCCAGTTAATTCGGTTAATTCGGTGAACAAAACAATTAATCTTTTCATCGAAAatcagagatctcgagtcgcaacatgaTGAACTCGAAATCGGCTGTTATGTTTTTAAAGGtttcaaaattccgttttccaagtttcaatcccagaattatggatacgaaaacagaactgactaatcaacatatgctctgataccacatgttggttcagttctgtttaagcatgaaggaaaacatatgaatcatacctgtcactgcagacagtgcagaggagaatccagtgagagagttcgacatgcctgtcatcttgattcggttcctccttagggtgctgactgatgatggtgacttagaaaccgaaaagggtatcggtttaggagaggaggtttcgtgatgatgttatggcttatggggtgtgaattgtgaaactgagtaacccctaaacctccacataactctccttatataagcacccaggaggaaacctaattagttactaagggtaatatggtccatcaacaattaccaactaattaaataataggttctaatatattttgatctctataatgtaaatgattaagatggctatagattaaatattaatacgtaatatatttaatcttacatgcCAAACTTCAGCATCGCAATCTTGTGAAGCTTCTTGGATACTGCAATCACAGAAATGAACTGATTTTAGTTTATGAATACATGACAAACAAAAGCTTAGACAAATATCTATTTGGTTTGGTTCTTTCTATGATTTCATATTGTACCTTGTTTTCACGCTTTCATATCTAATTAGTGTTATCTAAGTAATTCATTTGTGTCAGATGAAACAAGGAACTCGATGCTTGACTGGCCAAAACGATTTAATATTATACAAGGGATGGCTCGAGGTATTCTTTATCTACATCAAGATTCCCGTCTTCAAATCATACACAGAGATCTTAAGGCAGGTAATATTCTTTTGGATGGTGACATGAACCCCAAAATCTCCGACTTTGGCCTTGCTAGAAAGTTTGTAGGATCCGATACTGCCACTAAGACAAAGAAAGTAGTGGGGACACAGTAAGAATCTTAAACGATAATTTTTTTATTGAATTTTTTTGGCTACTATTTCACCCTAATGCTTAAGTTCTTTTGCAGTGGTTATATTTCTCCAGAGTATGCTATACATGGACAGTTTTCTATAAAGTCTGATGTATATAGTTTTGGAGTTTTGGTGTTGGAGATCGTGAGTGGTAGGAAAAACAGAGAATTCTGTCATGATGATCGCAATGACAACCTTCTTGGACATGTATGTTACACACTCAATAATGTTTTTCATCTAACAATGTCATCTTGTTAACTTATATGTTTGATCTGATTCAGGCATGGAAACTTTATAAACAAGGCAGATCCATTGAACTTATGAGTGCATCTTTACAGGCCTCTTGCGTCATCCCTGAAGTACTAAGATCAATACATGTTGCATTATTATGTGTTCAAAATCATGCAAAGGATAGGCCAACGATGTTATCAGTGGTTTTAATGCTGATCAGTGAGAGTGTGCTGCCTCAACCTAAACATCCAGCTTTTTACTCCGAGGAGAGCAGTAGTGAACCTGAGTCTGTTTCATCCGTTGATGATTCCATGATAACACATGTATACCCTCGATAGCAAGCAAATGATGCTTTCAGGTTTACATAAAGTCGTAACATTTATACGCCCTATAGCAGTGTTAAGATGTTCATGCTAATATAGAAATCAAATAAAGGAATTTCAAAAACATTTGTTGAGACAAAGCAGAGGAAGAAATAGCATATGCATGTTCATGTATTATTATGGATTTATGGTTTTCAAATTTAAACAGGGGCGGATGTATATAGGaacaaggggtagcctccgctaccgcttggtcggaaaatttttgacgtttttagtgtaaattttggaaaaatttcacgttttttcgatttcgttaccgtctatttataaaacgttaccgcttggtcggaatcctagatccgccactgaattTAAACCAAGTTCTTTGAGACATATAATCAAACACTTTGTGTACATATAGTGTTTTGTTAGTACATAGTTCATTTTAATACCATTTATGTGGCAACAGATTATTCATCAAACAGCTTACAAGCATATGAACACATACGGATTCCTAAAAATATCGTATGTTCCAAAATTAATTAACATATAAATAATCAACTCCGCCAATTTGGTTGTGCCATTCCAAACAGGTGCTGTGCATACATTACAGGCACTGCTGCACATAGTTGataatagcgaatagcgacaagtgacctatatgctacataacgaatagcgacaaatagcgaccattattttataaatagcgatacactagaaaaataattttgaaaatttttatatgtatattatatcaaaataccttggtacaaggttggagaactcgctagtcggcTGGTGAGGTGgagactagcgactactcggtaaatattttaagtagctaggttttaactcttactcaactcattttgttaagtatacaagattaattgttggaattcatATGGTTTGGTTGGAAACTAGCTGTaatttagaggttttggccggaatatatAGGTTTTTTGCCGGAATCTGGCCGGAATCGCCGATTTTTGGCTGGCCGACTAGGTCCGACTAGACCCGACTAGGCCTGACTATCGATTAATGGACTGATTAACGAAAAATTACTCAGTTActggccgactagcgattaatcgccgcCTAGTCGCCGCCTAatcgcgatttttacaacactgccttggtatatatgctatttacatcaacaaaaaaaaaaaaacctaattgTCGCTATTCACGCTATTGGTCACTATGACCCAGATAGTGACACTTGGTCGCCTCGCTACATAACGCGCTATAGCAgtcgctatagccgctattgacaactatgctaCTGTAATAAACCAACATTACAATCCTAGTCATTATAAACATTGAACCAAACTGTGGGCGCTTGTTGAGACATTTAATCAAACAGGTGGTGTGGATAGATTACACACTCGCACCGAAATAAACCAgctaaaccatatgcacaaaaagAATCAAATTACCTCTATTGGATGCATCATCCGTATAGTATCAGATGGTGTGCATAAATTACCTCTATGGAGACACTGAATGGTAGAGTAATAAAAGTAAGTAAACTGATTGTCACATGACCCGACCCTAACTCGTTCTGACACATGACCCAACCCAACCCATTTGCCAGTCCTGCTTTAAACCCATATAAAGCCTcataagggtgtaaggggcactcccttaagaggggagtcccctctcttacgccccaCCAATCCTcttgtgccacgtcaactcccctcttaaactcccctaacacccaaaattgatggcggcactcccctaaGTGACtcggttttttaatttttttttttgtttttttatttgttgaaaatatacatgtttataaaaaaatattaataaaaattaaataaaatttaacaaaagacattttaaagtagaaaataaaaataaaaattaaattcaaactagaaaattaaaattaaattcaaactagaaaattaaaatcacattcaaactagaaaataaaaattacattaaaactagaaaattaaaattttagaaatcgcatggccacccgtacttgttagcgatttcGCGCTTTCAGGCGAGGATGAACGGCAACATATTTGGCGgagcatcgtcgtgcggcttgaggaatgttttcatatctcgatcgtaattgtagtttttcatcgtctcgcgttgttccgatatgagctcgcgagcctccgacactctttttttcctcaattcgatcgcctccaattccatcgcttgcttcgcttctttcatggcggtgtactctttgaattgtgccgccaactcggccgagcttccctcggacgatgtcgcttgacgcttgtctcgccgttgtggTCTTTGTGACGAGGGGTCTTCGTTCATATCCGGTATCGAAGCGTCcacgtcaacgggctttcttttatgtgccgaaccttcaccttcctcacccaacaatgggacttgggcccatttctcgtgttttcgaacgacctcccacgcctcgacatgttgaaaaccgttcggatatctatctttaaattcttttaaagCGACTTTCATTACGTCGAGATCCTTACATCCGCTtcctcgtgtgcgatcctacatattataaaataataagtgttaaaaaatatgaacttagtaaagaaaattaaaaaatatacaatgttaaaaaaaatataatttttaccgcttgttggtataggccgttgaaaaagtttattttcgtcatcatcgggttccatttagaccgtacttgatgcaCGGTCCGGTTATTTCCACCGACGGTGGCGTTAAAATGATCTAAAATCTTACGCCAAAAACTATCGCTGTTTTGTTGAATGCCCTTCTTTTTGTTGGTAgagcaatgtacccacgcctttgccaacgcctcttcttCGACCTTTGTCCAATTTTGGCTCTTCGTTTTTCCCTTTTTATCCCGAgcgtcatcttcttcgttgcccgcgtcttcatccacattatattcatcttcctcgtcctcgtcgcccaaattttgagtttcgggcactacctcatcgtcctcgtcgtcgtaaataggtagaggacgttcgaCATTTCCTCGTGTAGATGGAACTTGTGGGGCACGAAAAGcatatgggtcgaaggcgggggattgaggaggagcgtccattgataacaaattttgaaaatatccgaaattgggttgttgggtgttgtaaaggaggggtgtgaaggttgttggaaaaaaaacgggggttgtgaagtgtatccgaaagggggttgtggttgtgcaccgctcgaaccaccacgagacggttgcgagccccgtcccttagtttttttcttggcctcgcggggttggttctccattgctcggtttgaagtgggtgtggtttgagagtataaaaaataagtgaagtgggtgtggttggagagtataaaaaatgtgTGAAGTTGGTATAATTTGAGTATAAAAATTGAGTGAATGGTGTggttatttatatatgttttaaaaagtgaatttttttttttaaatccgaCCGTTGCACACTTGACCGTTCCTCAAAATTCGTGCATTTCAATCGGTGAATCCACACCGAATTCATTCCCCGAATCGGGTCCCCGcgttgatggcggcggtggtCCCGATCGGGGTTATCGGTCACCGAAAGCATCCCCGCGTGTGCCCCG
This genomic stretch from Helianthus annuus cultivar XRQ/B chromosome 8, HanXRQr2.0-SUNRISE, whole genome shotgun sequence harbors:
- the LOC110872480 gene encoding LOW QUALITY PROTEIN: G-type lectin S-receptor-like serine/threonine-protein kinase SD1-1 (The sequence of the model RefSeq protein was modified relative to this genomic sequence to represent the inferred CDS: deleted 2 bases in 1 codon), with the protein product MTNKSLDKYLFDETRNSMLDWPKRFNIIQGMARGILYLHQDSRLQIIHRDLKAGNILLDGDMNPKISDFGLARKFVGSDTATKTKKVVGTHGYISPEYAIHGQFSIKSDVYSFGVLVLEIVSGRKNREFCHDDRNDNLLGHVCYTLNNVFHLTMSSCTYMFDLIQAWKLYKQGRSIELMSASLQASCVIPEVLRSIHVALLCVQNHAKDRPTMLSVVLMLISESVLPQPKHPAFYSEESSSEPESVSSVDDSMITHVYPR